One Edaphobacter flagellatus genomic region harbors:
- a CDS encoding tyrosine-type recombinase/integrase, translating into MSRRTRYQNGSVQREKRQNGPDVWVFRWWEPGSDGTNKRRKAIVGNIHTLPTEAIALKAARALRIDANAQTPQIEGGPETIADLVAHYRLKELNEESHSQKSFPTRAAYQSYLENWILPRWGGLKMDQVKPVAVEEWLRGIKRAKATRAKLRNLMSALFSHAMRYEWTDKNPIKLVRQSAKRERVPDVLELRELQLLLTKLDTRERTLVLLAAATGLRVSELLGIRWADVDFDSLELRVTRSIWHQKIGDCKTEASAKPVPLDEYMAEDLLQWRKKSPYPTQEDWVFASPTMKGEQPYWPDNLMKRYIKPVAKANGIFKNIGWHTFRHTFGTLLKANGEDVKTVQELLRHANSRITLDVYTQAVGSNKRAAQSKVVRMIIPGVGQKAGETDPQKAQVGA; encoded by the coding sequence ATGTCTAGGCGGACACGGTATCAGAATGGAAGCGTGCAACGCGAAAAGCGCCAGAACGGACCCGATGTATGGGTCTTTCGCTGGTGGGAGCCTGGCTCTGATGGAACGAATAAGCGAAGGAAAGCAATCGTGGGAAATATCCACACGCTGCCGACTGAAGCAATCGCCCTCAAAGCAGCTCGCGCGTTGCGCATCGACGCCAACGCACAAACCCCGCAGATAGAGGGCGGGCCGGAGACAATCGCGGACTTGGTGGCTCATTATCGTCTCAAGGAATTGAACGAAGAGAGCCACAGCCAAAAATCGTTTCCGACACGAGCTGCCTATCAAAGTTATCTGGAGAACTGGATCTTGCCCCGCTGGGGTGGACTCAAGATGGACCAGGTGAAACCCGTAGCAGTCGAAGAGTGGCTGCGAGGGATCAAGCGGGCCAAAGCAACACGAGCCAAGCTACGGAATCTGATGAGCGCACTTTTCAGTCACGCGATGCGGTACGAGTGGACGGACAAGAATCCGATCAAGCTCGTGCGTCAGAGCGCGAAGCGAGAGCGCGTTCCTGATGTTCTCGAACTCAGGGAACTTCAGCTTCTTCTCACCAAACTCGACACACGGGAACGCACCTTGGTTCTGCTGGCTGCTGCCACCGGACTTCGTGTGAGCGAACTGTTAGGGATTCGGTGGGCGGATGTGGACTTCGACAGTCTTGAGCTGCGTGTGACCCGATCCATCTGGCACCAGAAGATCGGGGATTGCAAAACGGAAGCTTCTGCCAAGCCCGTCCCACTCGATGAGTACATGGCGGAAGACCTGCTTCAGTGGCGAAAGAAGAGTCCCTATCCGACGCAAGAGGATTGGGTCTTTGCCAGCCCGACCATGAAGGGGGAACAACCCTACTGGCCGGACAATCTGATGAAGCGGTACATCAAGCCGGTCGCCAAGGCGAACGGCATCTTCAAAAACATCGGCTGGCACACCTTCCGCCATACCTTCGGCACGTTGCTGAAGGCGAACGGGGAAGATGTGAAGACGGTACAGGAGCTTTTACGGCACGCGAACAGCAGGATCACACTGGATGTGTATACCCAGGCAGTGGGTTCCAATAAGCGCGCCGCACAAAGCAAGGTTGTAAGGATGATAATTCCCGGCGTGGGTCAGAAGGCGGGTGAGACGGACCCCCAGAAAGCTCAGGTTGGAGCGTAA
- a CDS encoding LysR family transcriptional regulator gives MSDIVEFRHLEYLVAIAERRNFSKAAEHVLRSQPAISHQIKMVEADIGYPLLVRDGRNGVHPTPAGEFVLAWARVILPQKKETFRMAKAIHDGTVPPLRMGFSSFVNSFLLDNFRLVYQGMFPDCEIQLSGADTQHVLERLEAGTLDCALLPMPIDRDRWDVREVAHSPLVICMRSDDALSTQVQVDIREVAQRLKVFRDPELHPAAHARLSEMFSELGIDLHLASSAATPADIQMMVKQGYGLALIDQLWPLDAGLITRPLAGLKWTADFAFVTARGQKHMALMFIERYLDEHGLGDHRKQPQPAAVRHPKQLTLVG, from the coding sequence ATGTCAGATATCGTCGAGTTTCGCCATCTGGAGTATTTGGTTGCGATTGCTGAGCGTCGTAATTTCAGCAAGGCCGCCGAGCATGTTTTACGCTCACAACCCGCTATCAGTCACCAGATCAAAATGGTGGAGGCTGATATTGGATATCCCCTTCTGGTACGCGACGGACGCAATGGGGTTCATCCGACACCTGCTGGGGAGTTTGTGCTTGCATGGGCTAGAGTCATACTCCCACAAAAGAAGGAGACCTTCCGCATGGCGAAAGCCATACATGACGGAACGGTACCGCCTCTCCGTATGGGCTTCTCATCGTTCGTGAATAGCTTCCTGCTCGATAACTTTCGTCTCGTCTATCAGGGAATGTTTCCAGACTGCGAGATCCAGCTATCTGGCGCGGATACACAGCATGTTTTGGAGCGACTGGAAGCAGGAACACTCGACTGCGCTCTGCTTCCAATGCCTATCGACAGAGACCGTTGGGATGTTCGCGAAGTTGCTCATTCACCGTTGGTCATCTGCATGCGTTCGGACGATGCCCTCAGCACACAAGTGCAGGTAGACATTCGAGAGGTCGCCCAACGTCTGAAAGTCTTCCGTGATCCCGAGCTACATCCGGCTGCACATGCACGTCTTTCGGAGATGTTCTCCGAACTGGGTATCGACCTGCATCTCGCAAGTTCTGCTGCCACTCCGGCGGATATTCAAATGATGGTCAAGCAGGGCTACGGACTTGCTCTCATCGATCAGCTATGGCCACTTGATGCGGGACTCATAACGAGACCATTGGCGGGACTGAAATGGACGGCGGATTTTGCTTTCGTTACCGCAAGAGGACAGAAACATATGGCGTTGATGTTTATCGAGCGATACCTCGATGAGCACGGTCTGGGAGACCATCGGAAGCAGCCGCAACCCGCTGCGGTTCGCCATCCTAAACAGCTCACGCTCGTTGGTTGA
- a CDS encoding RepB family DNA primase, producing the protein MNEVAKDFLARSFAPGSTIALLLRTESPLKTVQRVVTLEQALAPRYLGWLVYQNHHGANVYAAANPLRVGSRKRTKESIASIRHLYLDVDVDGDARLAALRAADGVPPASVILSTSPNKYQVLWQVEGFDFGTQEEMLKRLAIAFGGDPACTDCNRVLRIPGFFNHKYSPAHYVAVEYPSAATYSPADFRLPEGDGYAALPLRGNARHSSSRKDSHSEQDWAWVCAQLAAGADAKKLTRILAERRADKPNPLYYAQRTIDVASARQWFLEGMPFEDVLTMLKFRRENDLPAALCSARSREIAATAQRMVVRKKIA; encoded by the coding sequence ATGAACGAAGTTGCTAAAGACTTTCTCGCTCGGAGCTTCGCTCCTGGCTCGACCATTGCTCTCCTGCTGCGCACCGAGAGCCCGTTGAAGACGGTCCAGCGTGTGGTCACGCTGGAGCAGGCGCTCGCGCCTCGTTACCTCGGGTGGCTCGTTTACCAAAACCATCACGGTGCGAACGTGTACGCGGCTGCCAATCCGCTGCGCGTCGGTAGCCGCAAGCGGACAAAGGAGAGCATTGCTTCTATCCGTCATCTCTACCTGGATGTCGACGTAGACGGCGATGCCCGGCTCGCTGCGCTCCGGGCAGCGGATGGCGTGCCTCCGGCCTCCGTCATCCTCTCCACATCGCCTAACAAATACCAGGTGCTTTGGCAGGTCGAAGGTTTTGACTTCGGCACACAGGAAGAGATGCTCAAGCGGCTCGCCATTGCCTTCGGCGGCGATCCTGCTTGCACCGACTGCAACCGGGTACTTCGCATCCCCGGTTTCTTCAATCACAAGTATTCTCCCGCGCACTACGTCGCGGTCGAATATCCGTCCGCTGCTACCTACAGTCCTGCGGACTTCCGGTTGCCGGAGGGGGATGGCTATGCCGCGCTACCGCTACGCGGGAACGCTCGTCATTCTTCCTCTCGCAAGGACAGCCACTCCGAACAGGATTGGGCGTGGGTTTGTGCCCAACTTGCAGCCGGTGCGGATGCGAAGAAGCTGACCCGCATCCTGGCCGAACGCAGAGCCGATAAGCCCAACCCTCTGTACTATGCGCAGCGCACCATCGACGTTGCTTCCGCTCGTCAATGGTTCCTCGAAGGAATGCCCTTTGAGGACGTTCTCACCATGCTGAAGTTTCG
- a CDS encoding single-stranded DNA-binding protein yields the protein MYKNNVTLIGFIGNDAEVRTNGDRSLTTLSLATKSSYKKDGKYIEHTDWHRCVVFGKLGEFAAKLQKGAHILVEGEYRSRRFTNTKTDTEQTVWEVRVNSILKLDRAAKAATEEAEDATSEDGLNDDDIPY from the coding sequence ATGTACAAGAACAACGTCACCCTCATCGGCTTTATCGGCAACGACGCAGAAGTTCGCACCAACGGCGACCGCAGCCTCACGACTCTTTCGCTCGCGACCAAGTCGTCCTACAAGAAGGACGGCAAGTACATCGAGCACACCGACTGGCACCGTTGCGTCGTCTTCGGCAAGCTCGGCGAGTTCGCCGCCAAGCTTCAGAAAGGCGCACACATCCTCGTCGAGGGCGAGTATCGCAGCCGCAGGTTCACCAACACGAAGACCGACACGGAGCAGACCGTGTGGGAGGTTCGGGTGAACTCGATTCTGAAGCTGGATCGCGCAGCTAAAGCGGCGACGGAAGAGGCAGAAGATGCAACCTCCGAAGATGGGCTGAACGACGACGACATTCCTTACTAG
- a CDS encoding TrbI/VirB10 family protein, which produces MAEMNNNVPATVPEQPEAKPPLKRSMPVVITLVVIVGVVGIANLSSLVSGNKKTAQQSALAMRPSAPNAQQVNSFTAQQQLQAQRDADALRHQQELATAMQQLQASQDIPGPESDTAPPMTKAQRDSIYGNSGNAPQHTSNVSEAQAEAKQKRLADEKQKQDALNSDTVAIDFSTAGSTPAPQVVQTAAQSKNALADTDADNAHAPVRQASPAGDTAAMDKYSFDSYDGRLYRIFEGMVLEGVVTNHIDGGFAGPIMVMLTTDYYSHDHQQLLMPQGTRLIGSVQSVGNAQQRKMFVSFHRAVCPDGFSIDFDKYLGLDPIGTTGLATKVDHGYLMAFGAAAAIGGLGGLAQIGNNDTVFDPSTQIRNGISSQTSMEGEQLLNHFLNRLPVITLKEGSRARVYIGRDLLVPSYADHRVDPTM; this is translated from the coding sequence ATGGCAGAGATGAATAACAACGTACCCGCCACCGTTCCCGAGCAGCCGGAAGCCAAGCCACCACTCAAGAGGAGTATGCCTGTCGTCATCACTCTGGTGGTAATCGTTGGAGTCGTTGGCATCGCCAACCTCTCCAGCCTTGTGAGCGGGAACAAGAAGACCGCGCAACAGAGCGCGTTGGCTATGCGGCCTTCCGCTCCGAACGCGCAACAGGTAAATAGCTTCACGGCGCAGCAACAATTGCAGGCCCAGCGCGATGCCGATGCTCTGCGGCATCAACAGGAGCTTGCCACTGCGATGCAGCAGTTGCAGGCATCGCAGGACATCCCTGGCCCGGAGAGTGATACCGCGCCACCGATGACCAAGGCGCAGCGGGACAGTATCTATGGCAACAGCGGCAATGCGCCGCAGCATACCTCGAATGTCTCCGAGGCACAGGCCGAAGCGAAACAGAAACGTCTTGCCGACGAGAAGCAGAAACAGGATGCCCTCAACAGCGATACCGTCGCGATTGACTTCTCCACCGCTGGTTCGACGCCTGCTCCTCAGGTCGTTCAGACAGCCGCTCAGAGCAAGAACGCCCTAGCGGATACCGATGCGGACAACGCCCATGCGCCGGTGCGGCAGGCTTCGCCTGCCGGCGACACCGCCGCCATGGACAAGTATAGTTTCGACTCCTACGACGGTCGCCTCTACCGGATCTTCGAAGGCATGGTGCTTGAGGGCGTCGTCACCAACCATATCGACGGCGGTTTCGCCGGTCCGATCATGGTGATGCTGACGACCGACTACTACTCGCACGACCACCAGCAGCTCCTTATGCCCCAAGGTACGCGGCTCATTGGCTCCGTGCAGAGCGTCGGCAATGCCCAGCAGCGGAAGATGTTTGTCAGCTTCCACCGCGCTGTGTGTCCCGACGGTTTCTCCATCGACTTCGACAAGTACCTCGGTCTTGATCCGATAGGAACCACCGGCCTTGCAACCAAGGTCGATCACGGCTATCTCATGGCCTTCGGTGCCGCAGCCGCCATCGGTGGACTGGGCGGCTTGGCGCAGATCGGCAATAACGACACGGTGTTCGATCCTTCGACGCAGATACGCAACGGCATCTCGTCGCAGACCTCGATGGAAGGCGAGCAGCTCTTGAATCACTTCCTCAACCGCCTCCCGGTCATCACCCTCAAGGAGGGCTCGCGGGCACGTGTGTATATCGGACGCGACCTGCTTGTGCCTTCCTATGCCGACCATCGCGTAGACCCAACAATGTAG
- a CDS encoding helix-turn-helix domain-containing protein codes for MPSDLYGVDDQNPPGKKPPASAGGFIPERLLDSDEAAKIMNVHPKTLQKLARKGIVRGVHVGKLWRFRASTIEDWIQSQLAS; via the coding sequence ATGCCTTCAGACCTGTATGGTGTCGATGACCAGAATCCTCCGGGCAAGAAGCCTCCCGCCTCTGCGGGTGGCTTTATACCAGAGCGTCTGCTTGATAGCGATGAAGCAGCAAAGATCATGAACGTCCATCCGAAAACACTTCAGAAACTAGCCCGCAAAGGAATAGTGCGTGGAGTGCATGTCGGGAAGCTCTGGCGTTTCCGCGCCTCCACGATTGAGGACTGGATTCAGAGCCAGCTTGCCAGCTAA
- a CDS encoding VirB8/TrbF family protein: protein MSTHSPAIEQPLTPRQAILTDEVGNEVYSSHYAERKAYRIIIGCGTVLLLGSMGLNFALAHRPVANRYVRIDEMGRAQAIQYSDLSYSPREGEVRTYLTEWANYRYTISRDTIAKKYPLNYYFLSQALASRLMADDNQNHLASEVVSGQVESSDVQVRDVTITSMSEEMVQGVKIARGTALVTLDKVYSQQNSRNPRTEHWMLSVTYYLDPKQVNDQAKIFPQYEFINPLGLTVTEFHENRVSVQPMTPAKPIASVPPNTETVR, encoded by the coding sequence ATGTCCACACACAGCCCAGCCATTGAACAGCCGCTCACACCTCGGCAGGCCATACTGACCGATGAGGTCGGCAACGAGGTCTATTCGTCCCACTATGCCGAGCGGAAAGCCTACCGCATCATCATCGGTTGCGGTACGGTGTTGCTACTTGGCTCGATGGGTCTGAATTTCGCTTTGGCGCACCGCCCGGTCGCCAATCGCTATGTCCGCATCGACGAGATGGGCCGCGCCCAGGCCATTCAATACAGCGATTTGAGCTACAGTCCACGCGAAGGCGAGGTGCGCACCTATCTCACCGAATGGGCGAACTATCGCTACACCATCAGCCGTGACACGATTGCGAAGAAATATCCGCTCAACTACTACTTTCTGTCGCAGGCTTTGGCATCGCGTTTGATGGCCGATGATAACCAGAACCACCTCGCTTCGGAGGTGGTCTCCGGCCAGGTCGAATCGAGTGATGTGCAGGTGCGGGATGTGACCATCACGTCCATGTCGGAAGAGATGGTGCAGGGTGTGAAGATTGCGCGCGGCACGGCGTTGGTGACGCTCGACAAGGTGTACTCGCAACAGAACTCCCGCAATCCCCGCACCGAGCATTGGATGCTGTCCGTCACGTATTACCTCGACCCGAAGCAGGTCAACGACCAAGCGAAGATCTTCCCGCAGTATGAGTTCATCAACCCATTGGGTCTGACTGTCACGGAGTTCCATGAGAACCGTGTCTCGGTACAGCCAATGACTCCGGCAAAACCCATCGCATCAGTTCCGCCTAACACGGAGACAGTGCGATGA
- a CDS encoding CpaF family protein, whose translation MSSELILPFFPEELRALLVDPSISDLMINGTTGVFADRAGVVEHIPLSTPYTNDRLTAAIERVARLLGQDLNGQNPILNTRLPDGSRVAVVGPPSSINGPTLTVRKFNRWYTSDELVQAGSFPAHIRDAVVALIQQRKNGIISGGTGSGKSTLMKALLDHVPLHERLVVIEQPAELKIAHPNAVRWEAVAAIPGQVTITPSQLVAAALRHRPDRIIMGEIRDECGYDLLQAMNTGHGGTLSTLHADSALDALDRLADMALSARTNLDQAFVRSQTGKAVDFVLHCERDARGRRRVRELITVSGYSHAEQSFNTEEVYRASDA comes from the coding sequence ATGAGCTCCGAGCTGATACTCCCGTTCTTTCCCGAAGAGCTTCGCGCTCTTCTGGTGGACCCGTCGATCTCAGACCTGATGATTAACGGGACAACGGGAGTGTTTGCGGATCGCGCAGGCGTGGTCGAGCACATTCCGCTCTCCACGCCATACACCAATGACCGCCTTACAGCGGCGATTGAGCGCGTTGCACGCCTGCTTGGACAAGACCTCAACGGTCAGAATCCTATCCTCAACACGCGCTTGCCAGATGGCTCGCGCGTGGCTGTCGTCGGACCTCCGTCTTCGATCAACGGACCTACACTCACAGTCCGCAAATTCAACCGCTGGTACACGAGCGATGAGCTGGTGCAGGCGGGCAGCTTTCCAGCCCACATTCGGGATGCTGTCGTAGCTCTCATTCAGCAGCGGAAGAACGGCATCATCAGCGGAGGAACTGGCTCGGGCAAGTCCACGCTCATGAAGGCTCTCCTTGACCATGTTCCCTTGCATGAACGACTGGTTGTGATCGAGCAACCTGCCGAATTGAAGATTGCGCATCCGAATGCCGTTCGCTGGGAGGCTGTCGCAGCGATCCCGGGGCAGGTTACCATCACCCCGAGTCAGCTTGTAGCTGCCGCATTGCGGCACCGCCCTGACCGCATCATCATGGGTGAAATCCGCGACGAATGCGGCTATGACTTGCTCCAGGCGATGAACACCGGCCACGGCGGAACACTGTCTACGTTGCACGCGGATTCCGCGCTCGATGCGCTCGACAGACTCGCGGATATGGCCCTGAGTGCCAGAACGAATTTGGACCAGGCATTTGTCCGGTCACAAACGGGCAAAGCCGTGGACTTTGTGCTGCATTGCGAGCGCGATGCACGGGGCCGCCGAAGAGTCCGGGAGCTGATTACCGTCTCCGGCTATAGCCATGCGGAACAGTCGTTCAATACCGAGGAGGTCTATCGTGCCTCCGACGCCTGA
- a CDS encoding TrbG/VirB9 family P-type conjugative transfer protein has product MKPLIPIVIGYSLALAALPLRASADPASHPLQPSAPRTVAVSETETPPVVRAGLLQSTLIVLPDQEKVANVYAGDTVGWVFDAGHVASRFISVKPKIANASTDVHVVSDHGNEYTLQLREVSADSDDHYDSKVLIAPNDKAAKDRLTQMPVFVPAADLEKAKQEATAAKAAQAAELKAEQAKEESYRSQYPGSLHFDYAWDEKKGKDLGLQQIWRDDKFTYLRGQFQETPALYEVKDKKPSLINFDFANGLYTVPKQLDNGYLAIGKQKVEFHRTGGR; this is encoded by the coding sequence GTGAAGCCACTTATCCCCATTGTCATCGGCTATAGCCTTGCACTGGCGGCGTTGCCGCTCCGTGCATCGGCGGACCCTGCCAGCCATCCTCTTCAGCCCAGCGCACCGCGCACGGTGGCCGTCTCAGAAACGGAGACGCCGCCTGTCGTGAGAGCGGGCCTGTTGCAGTCCACGCTCATTGTCCTGCCCGATCAGGAGAAGGTGGCCAACGTTTATGCCGGGGATACCGTGGGATGGGTCTTCGATGCAGGCCATGTCGCTTCGCGCTTCATCAGCGTAAAACCGAAGATCGCTAACGCATCGACGGATGTTCACGTCGTCTCCGACCACGGCAACGAGTACACCTTGCAGTTGCGAGAAGTATCTGCCGATTCAGACGATCACTATGACTCCAAGGTTCTGATTGCTCCCAATGACAAGGCCGCCAAGGACCGTCTCACGCAGATGCCGGTCTTCGTGCCTGCCGCCGATCTGGAAAAGGCCAAGCAGGAGGCCACTGCCGCAAAGGCAGCGCAGGCCGCGGAGCTAAAGGCGGAACAAGCCAAGGAAGAGTCCTACCGCAGCCAGTACCCCGGCTCGCTTCACTTCGATTACGCCTGGGACGAGAAGAAGGGCAAAGACCTCGGCCTCCAGCAGATATGGCGCGACGACAAGTTCACCTACCTGCGTGGGCAGTTTCAGGAGACGCCTGCCCTTTACGAGGTGAAGGACAAGAAGCCGTCTCTCATCAACTTCGACTTTGCGAATGGCCTCTACACGGTGCCGAAGCAACTGGATAACGGCTACCTCGCCATCGGCAAGCAGAAGGTGGAGTTTCATCGGACAGGAGGCCGGTAG
- a CDS encoding VirB3 family type IV secretion system protein, with protein sequence MTRRGEPQAINQALNRPRAKLGLDLTAWMAILFVCAAVFLVGFRLLAMLAFPTLAVCAWLVVRKHPKMFQLWGLSLTQKSYYDPRKY encoded by the coding sequence ATGACCAGGCGAGGAGAACCGCAGGCAATCAATCAGGCGCTGAACCGACCGAGAGCCAAACTTGGTCTCGATCTTACAGCATGGATGGCGATCTTATTCGTCTGTGCTGCGGTTTTCCTCGTTGGGTTTCGATTGCTGGCCATGCTCGCGTTTCCAACGCTTGCAGTCTGTGCATGGCTGGTCGTCCGTAAACACCCGAAGATGTTCCAACTGTGGGGCCTGAGCCTCACGCAGAAGAGCTACTATGACCCGCGCAAATACTGA
- a CDS encoding VirB4 family type IV secretion system protein, with protein sequence MTRANTEQIKSVPWFAKAGAACSIVPIARFVNERIFALKGGGYGCLFTLTGVDEENMTEQELEAQCRLLEGALRGLPEGSCLYQYTRVRSGYELPRQKKYANPVTQVFVEDRLRFLEASAGFRRIDLHWCLIVEPEKLKTFERKPQENAASTTRMLAELEKAASLLVGNLGNTLGLQLLDKQSTFQFFSYLFSLEDSAEQGQLRGDSGVDRQIVQAPVAWKEDHLRIGKRYVQMYSLKATPEASRPCLFADLARLDCDSVLCSTWRPKSATTVRKEIDNQEKFISFFKVGVLTRVMAGRDTDSLDEGASARAANLQVDDLSEVVRSLDKKAQGEFSLRLLVAAQSADALRGLAPAVHRVFVEARTQVMEETLGNLSAFYAMFPGNGKFNVFPLWLAEDHHARLSSIYVPHLGHPYSDDLDSEYLNIFETRTRTPYFQDAYVDGVRVQLILGPTGSGKSVLGNVTLAHEQKYGGFAYIFDIGGSYESVVELYGGRVDRIGKDGPRVNPFTLEPTESNIQFLYSFVKLLLTNGGAELEPEDDDVIHKAVQDMYLLDTANRRLSNLYLPKKLDRYLSKWVGRGVYSAIFDNVEDSLSLSRIQCFDFQGVNNAQYADLIEPLMVWLLRRINDVLFNPANLGVPKHILIEELFSSMKNKQLLDAALSSIKTVRKNLGGVTMIGQFAADLGENAESIVNSCSSFLFLKDATFNRKRYAELFKMNEQQIALFESLQDREALYMRRDGLSKVIRLNLDKRTYAAVSTKPKDRVRRAKLIEKYGLAEGIARFADGESL encoded by the coding sequence ATGACCCGCGCAAATACTGAGCAGATCAAATCCGTTCCGTGGTTCGCCAAGGCTGGCGCGGCGTGCAGTATCGTGCCGATTGCGCGGTTTGTGAATGAGCGTATCTTTGCGCTCAAGGGCGGAGGCTATGGATGCCTGTTCACGCTTACGGGCGTGGACGAAGAGAACATGACGGAGCAGGAGTTAGAGGCCCAGTGCCGCTTGCTCGAAGGCGCATTGCGCGGCCTGCCGGAAGGCTCGTGCCTGTATCAGTACACGCGCGTGCGGTCAGGATATGAACTGCCGCGCCAGAAGAAATATGCCAATCCCGTAACGCAGGTGTTCGTGGAAGATCGTCTCCGCTTCCTTGAAGCATCGGCTGGGTTTCGTCGCATTGATCTTCACTGGTGCCTAATCGTTGAGCCGGAGAAGCTGAAAACGTTCGAGCGTAAGCCACAGGAGAATGCCGCGTCCACAACGCGGATGTTGGCCGAACTGGAAAAGGCCGCATCATTGCTGGTCGGCAATCTTGGCAACACGCTTGGTCTTCAGTTGCTCGATAAGCAGAGTACGTTCCAGTTCTTCTCCTATCTCTTCAGCCTTGAGGACTCGGCAGAACAAGGACAGCTTCGAGGCGATTCCGGCGTGGACCGGCAGATCGTGCAAGCTCCCGTTGCATGGAAGGAAGATCACCTCCGCATTGGCAAGCGGTACGTGCAGATGTATTCGCTCAAGGCCACGCCGGAGGCATCGCGTCCTTGCCTCTTCGCGGACCTGGCCCGGCTTGATTGCGATAGCGTGCTGTGCTCAACCTGGCGGCCCAAGTCGGCAACCACGGTGCGCAAGGAGATCGACAACCAGGAGAAGTTCATCAGCTTCTTCAAGGTGGGCGTGCTCACGCGCGTGATGGCTGGACGTGATACAGACTCACTGGACGAGGGCGCGAGCGCACGCGCGGCCAACCTTCAGGTCGATGACCTCAGCGAAGTGGTTCGGTCCCTCGATAAGAAGGCGCAGGGGGAGTTCTCGCTACGGCTGCTGGTGGCAGCCCAGAGCGCCGACGCACTTCGCGGCTTAGCGCCAGCAGTGCATCGCGTGTTTGTGGAAGCGCGGACGCAGGTGATGGAAGAGACGCTCGGCAATCTGTCTGCCTTCTATGCAATGTTCCCCGGCAACGGCAAGTTCAACGTCTTCCCGTTGTGGCTGGCCGAAGACCACCATGCACGCTTGTCTTCGATCTATGTTCCGCATCTCGGCCATCCGTATTCGGATGACCTTGATTCGGAGTATCTAAACATCTTCGAGACACGCACGCGCACTCCGTACTTTCAGGATGCATACGTGGATGGAGTCCGCGTGCAGCTCATTCTCGGGCCTACCGGCAGCGGGAAATCGGTCTTAGGCAACGTCACCCTCGCGCACGAACAGAAGTATGGCGGCTTCGCCTACATCTTCGATATTGGCGGCAGCTATGAGAGCGTGGTCGAGCTATACGGTGGCCGGGTTGATCGTATCGGCAAAGACGGCCCGCGCGTGAACCCGTTTACGCTGGAGCCGACCGAGAGCAACATCCAATTCCTCTATTCGTTCGTGAAGCTTCTGCTCACGAACGGCGGCGCGGAACTGGAGCCCGAGGACGATGATGTCATCCACAAAGCCGTGCAGGATATGTACCTGCTCGACACAGCGAATCGCCGATTGTCGAATCTCTATCTGCCCAAGAAGCTCGACCGCTACCTCTCAAAATGGGTTGGGCGTGGTGTCTATAGCGCGATCTTCGACAACGTAGAGGACAGCTTGTCCCTGTCCCGTATCCAGTGCTTCGACTTCCAGGGCGTGAACAACGCGCAGTATGCCGACCTGATTGAGCCGCTGATGGTTTGGCTCTTGCGGCGCATCAACGATGTCCTGTTCAACCCGGCGAACCTCGGCGTACCCAAACACATATTGATTGAAGAGCTGTTCTCCAGCATGAAGAACAAACAGCTTCTTGATGCGGCGCTGTCGTCCATCAAGACGGTACGCAAGAACCTGGGCGGCGTCACCATGATCGGCCAGTTTGCCGCAGACCTGGGCGAGAACGCTGAGAGCATCGTGAACTCCTGCTCGTCGTTCCTCTTCCTTAAGGATGCGACCTTCAACCGCAAACGGTATGCGGAGCTGTTCAAGATGAACGAACAGCAGATAGCGCTCTTTGAGAGCTTGCAGGACCGGGAGGCACTCTACATGCGCCGCGACGGATTGAGCAAGGTGATTCGGCTGAATCTCGACAAACGGACCTACGCAGCGGTCTCGACGAAGCCAAAGGACCGCGTGCGCCGCGCCAAGCTGATCGAAAAGTACGGGCTTGCCGAGGGCATCGCCCGTTTCGCAGATGGCGAGAGTTTGTAA